One Tolypothrix bouteillei VB521301 DNA window includes the following coding sequences:
- a CDS encoding WecB/TagA/CpsF family glycosyltransferase, with product MSELLKNLKLGGIVFTPNVDHIMKLHRNKDFYDVYQEADYRVCDSQIIMYVSRFLGTPIQEKISGSDLFPAFYNYYKNDEKVKIFLLGGFENVAKKAQQKINSKVGRNIVIATYSPSFGFEKNEDECQKIVELINSSEATVLAIGMGAPKQELWISKYRHQLNNIKTFLAIGATINFEAGNINRAPKWMTEVGLEWLYRLSCEPKRLWKRYLYDAIPFLWLVLQQRFQIYKNPWSAMKQYEMVNLGNDAETKVL from the coding sequence ATGTCAGAACTTTTAAAAAACCTGAAGCTTGGTGGTATTGTGTTTACTCCAAACGTAGATCACATTATGAAATTACATAGAAATAAAGATTTCTATGATGTCTATCAAGAAGCAGATTATAGAGTTTGTGATAGCCAAATCATAATGTATGTTTCTAGATTTTTAGGAACCCCTATTCAAGAAAAAATTTCTGGTTCTGATTTGTTTCCTGCTTTCTATAACTACTACAAAAATGATGAAAAAGTCAAGATTTTTTTACTAGGAGGATTTGAAAATGTTGCAAAAAAGGCTCAGCAAAAAATTAATTCAAAAGTAGGTCGTAATATTGTTATTGCCACGTACTCTCCTAGCTTTGGCTTTGAGAAAAATGAGGATGAGTGCCAAAAAATTGTTGAGCTTATTAACTCCTCAGAAGCTACCGTCTTAGCTATTGGTATGGGTGCTCCCAAGCAAGAACTGTGGATTTCTAAATACAGGCATCAGTTAAACAACATTAAAACTTTTTTAGCTATTGGTGCAACTATCAACTTTGAAGCCGGCAATATAAACCGAGCTCCAAAGTGGATGACTGAAGTAGGACTAGAGTGGCTTTATAGGCTTTCATGCGAACCCAAACGACTGTGGAAGAGGTATTTGTACGATGCTATTCCATTCTTGTGGCTAGTGTTACAACAACGTTTTCAAATTTATAAGAATCCATGGTCTGCCATGAAGCAATATGAGATGGTTAACCTCGGTAATGACGCAGAGACCAAAGTTCTTTAA
- a CDS encoding WD40/YVTN/BNR-like repeat-containing protein yields the protein MRFPIWQNRTFNKVIILAGIILIVAVGVQQVKSHNAIINLISPKVSVANSKIYKQNTILGTKNVSLGGGGYVTGIYLHPKERDLVYIKTDVGGFYRWNSASRSWIPLTEQFSLVQNNYYGGEALALDPNNPNIVYIAVGKYTSDWWQYKGTIFKSTDKGKTWTKLNLDLKMGGNDDIRWAGERLAVDPFNSQALFFGSRQDGLWKSLDGGKTWANVQSFPGKLKKGIGITAVVFSKYKSGTVYAVAYEDAIYKSTDTGKSWTKIANSPSKVNRIAIASSDILYVTHSSGVSQLKNGSWNNITPFNSKLAFNGITLNPNNFQEILVSTFVDKGTKIYHSSDGGRIWQEQKRKANNTVPWWNEDMISHGSVAAIEFDPHVASRVWLTDWYGIWQTENTNTKPVVWTNYQTGHEELVTFALVSPPSGALLLSGVADVDGFYHNQGLDNYPSKNFGARGPAFQDTYSIAYSEVNPKRMARVGGNRFNNTYSGATSDDGGLTWKQFGSFPQNTLPTRIAMSATDANLMIVTVSDRQPLRTTDGGNSWKQISGLPKGFSGPWNWLQPLVADTVDGMTFYYYDNSKLYRSTNGGASFDVVSSSIPHTNWHSLKASPGVKGELWLGMDEQGLFHSTNGGQTFSRLPMVKRAHLFALGKPQPGSKVPALYLYGEIDEMGQGIFRSLDRGKTWKRIGDRTKPIGNSPNVMEASKQEFGLVFIGTNGRGIYYGNR from the coding sequence ATGCGTTTCCCGATTTGGCAAAACCGCACTTTCAATAAAGTTATTATTCTTGCAGGTATTATTCTAATAGTTGCAGTAGGGGTTCAACAAGTTAAATCTCACAATGCCATCATTAACCTTATCTCTCCAAAAGTCAGTGTAGCTAATTCCAAAATCTATAAACAAAACACGATTTTAGGTACAAAGAACGTATCATTGGGGGGCGGTGGTTACGTGACTGGTATTTACCTACACCCTAAAGAAAGAGATTTAGTGTATATCAAAACCGACGTTGGGGGTTTTTATCGTTGGAATTCTGCATCTAGAAGTTGGATACCTCTTACCGAACAATTTTCACTTGTTCAAAACAATTACTATGGAGGAGAAGCTTTAGCGCTTGACCCAAATAACCCAAATATTGTTTACATTGCTGTAGGGAAATATACAAGTGATTGGTGGCAGTACAAAGGAACTATCTTCAAATCCACAGATAAAGGAAAGACTTGGACAAAGCTAAATTTAGACTTAAAAATGGGGGGAAATGATGACATCAGATGGGCGGGAGAAAGACTGGCTGTCGATCCATTTAATTCTCAAGCTCTCTTTTTTGGTTCAAGACAAGATGGGCTGTGGAAATCTTTAGATGGTGGTAAGACTTGGGCAAACGTACAATCGTTCCCAGGAAAGTTAAAAAAGGGTATTGGTATTACTGCTGTTGTGTTTAGCAAATACAAATCTGGTACAGTTTATGCTGTTGCTTATGAAGATGCAATCTATAAGTCAACTGATACTGGAAAGAGTTGGACTAAAATAGCAAATAGCCCATCAAAAGTTAATCGTATTGCGATCGCAAGTTCAGATATTTTGTATGTTACCCATAGTTCTGGTGTTAGCCAATTAAAGAACGGCTCTTGGAATAATATCACACCCTTTAACAGCAAACTTGCTTTTAATGGTATCACTCTTAACCCAAATAATTTCCAAGAGATTCTGGTTTCTACATTTGTAGATAAGGGAACCAAAATTTACCATTCATCAGATGGCGGGAGGATATGGCAAGAGCAAAAACGCAAAGCCAACAATACAGTCCCCTGGTGGAATGAAGATATGATTTCCCACGGTTCGGTGGCTGCTATTGAATTCGATCCTCACGTTGCTAGTCGAGTTTGGCTAACTGATTGGTACGGTATTTGGCAGACAGAAAACACCAACACTAAACCAGTCGTTTGGACAAATTATCAGACAGGGCATGAAGAATTGGTTACTTTTGCTTTGGTATCACCTCCTTCTGGGGCATTACTATTAAGTGGAGTGGCAGATGTAGATGGTTTTTACCACAACCAAGGATTAGATAATTACCCATCAAAAAATTTTGGCGCGAGAGGACCTGCATTTCAAGACACTTACAGCATCGCTTATTCCGAAGTCAATCCAAAAAGAATGGCACGTGTGGGTGGTAACCGATTTAATAACACTTATTCAGGTGCAACTTCAGATGATGGTGGTTTGACTTGGAAGCAGTTTGGCTCTTTTCCACAAAATACTCTGCCAACACGTATAGCTATGTCTGCAACCGATGCAAACCTTATGATTGTCACCGTGAGTGACAGACAACCACTGCGGACTACTGATGGAGGCAATTCTTGGAAACAAATTTCTGGATTACCAAAGGGCTTTAGTGGACCTTGGAACTGGCTTCAGCCTTTGGTTGCAGACACAGTCGATGGCATGACCTTTTACTACTATGACAACAGCAAACTCTATCGCAGCACTAATGGAGGTGCATCTTTTGATGTGGTTTCATCATCCATTCCTCATACAAATTGGCACTCTTTAAAAGCATCTCCTGGAGTCAAAGGGGAATTATGGCTTGGAATGGACGAGCAAGGACTTTTCCACTCAACTAACGGCGGTCAAACTTTTTCTCGTCTTCCAATGGTAAAAAGAGCGCATTTGTTTGCTTTGGGTAAACCTCAGCCAGGGAGTAAAGTCCCGGCGCTCTACTTGTATGGGGAAATAGATGAGATGGGTCAAGGAATCTTCCGCTCTTTAGACAGAGGAAAAACATGGAAGAGAATTGGCGATCGCACCAAACCTATTGGCAATTCTCCAAATGTTATGGAGGCAAGTAAGCAGGAATTTGGCTTAGTTTTTATTGGTACTAATGGCAGAGGAATTTACTATGGAAATCGCTAA
- a CDS encoding glycosyltransferase family 2 protein has protein sequence MKLVSVIIPVYGAEKYIKNTLDSVLEQTYKNLEILIIDDESPDRSTEICKQFNNSQIKIIHQKNRGLAGARNTGIRHAQGQYLAFLDADDLWLPDKIEKHIAHLESSLDVGVSFSCSAFIDEKGKPWGLYQMSKLKDITPLDLFCRTPIGNGSAAVFRREVFEEIKFLDERYGSIENCYFDENFRESEDVECWLRIAIQTKWKLEGIPQVLTLYRVNSNGLSANLNKKLESWKKLIEKVRSYAPEQVVLWEKPAISYHLRYLARRAVTLQAGAESVKMWNQSIFTYWRILLEEPRRTLITGAAAYLIWLLPGSLSKKLEVSARKIAGILQKQRLLKDRTIEA, from the coding sequence ATGAAATTAGTTTCTGTCATTATTCCCGTTTATGGTGCGGAGAAGTATATAAAAAATACTCTAGATTCCGTGCTTGAACAAACTTATAAAAATCTGGAGATATTGATTATTGATGATGAGTCTCCAGATCGAAGTACAGAAATTTGCAAACAGTTTAATAATTCTCAAATAAAAATAATCCATCAAAAAAATCGAGGATTAGCTGGAGCGCGAAACACGGGTATTCGTCATGCTCAAGGTCAGTATTTGGCTTTTTTAGATGCCGATGATTTGTGGTTACCAGACAAGATAGAAAAGCATATTGCTCATTTAGAATCTTCTCTTGATGTAGGTGTAAGTTTTAGTTGCTCTGCATTTATTGATGAAAAAGGTAAGCCTTGGGGTTTATATCAAATGTCTAAATTAAAAGATATTACACCATTAGATTTATTTTGTCGTACCCCTATTGGAAATGGTTCAGCAGCCGTGTTTCGCCGAGAAGTCTTTGAGGAAATTAAATTTTTAGATGAACGTTATGGTTCAATAGAAAATTGTTATTTTGATGAAAATTTTCGCGAATCAGAAGATGTGGAATGCTGGTTGCGAATCGCTATTCAAACAAAGTGGAAACTAGAGGGAATTCCTCAAGTTTTGACACTTTATCGAGTGAATTCTAACGGCTTATCAGCGAATCTGAATAAAAAGTTAGAATCTTGGAAAAAGCTGATTGAAAAAGTTCGTTCTTATGCACCAGAGCAGGTAGTTTTATGGGAGAAACCTGCTATATCTTATCATCTAAGATACTTAGCTCGCAGAGCTGTAACTTTGCAAGCAGGTGCGGAATCTGTAAAAATGTGGAACCAATCCATATTTACGTACTGGCGTATTTTGCTCGAGGAACCGCGACGTACATTAATCACTGGAGCAGCTGCTTATTTAATTTGGCTTTTGCCTGGATCTTTGTCCAAGAAGCTGGAGGTATCGGCTCGAAAGATAGCAGGAATTCTGCAAAAACAGCGCCTTCTTAAAGATCGAACAATAGAAGCCTGA
- a CDS encoding glycosyltransferase family 2 protein → MKKISVIIPVYGVEKYIGEAIESVLLQTHDALEIIIVDDSSPDRSIEICQQFTDSRIRIIHQKNRGLAGARNTGIRHATGDFIAFLDGDDLWLPQKLEKHIEHLETNPKIGISYSASDFINEQGEFLGTSQNPKLKQITLADLLRENVVGNGSSAVVRREVLEEIKYQDSIDGTSEDFYFDEQFRQAEDIEFWIRVAIQTNWQLEGIPEKLTLYRVNAGGLSANLFKQLEYTEKLIEKIRSYAPEIISKWENLLRAYNLRYLARSAVRRKDNLLAIQMIHRAIWMDWRIITEQPRRTLLTLVAAYVLWLVPQVIYCRLEELISSIKKSMKKFPVLQNQMGQ, encoded by the coding sequence ATGAAAAAAATTTCTGTTATTATTCCTGTTTATGGAGTTGAAAAATACATAGGGGAGGCGATCGAATCAGTTCTATTGCAAACACACGACGCTCTAGAAATTATTATTGTAGATGATAGTTCACCAGATAGGAGTATAGAGATTTGTCAGCAGTTTACAGATTCTAGAATTAGAATTATTCACCAGAAAAATCGCGGATTAGCAGGAGCAAGAAACACTGGAATCCGTCATGCGACAGGAGACTTTATAGCTTTTTTAGATGGGGATGACTTATGGTTACCACAAAAGTTAGAGAAGCATATTGAGCATTTAGAAACTAATCCTAAAATAGGAATTAGCTATAGTGCTTCTGATTTTATTAACGAACAAGGGGAATTTTTGGGAACTTCTCAGAATCCAAAGCTCAAGCAAATTACACTGGCTGATTTACTGCGTGAAAATGTTGTTGGAAATGGCTCATCTGCGGTAGTTCGTCGGGAAGTTTTAGAAGAAATAAAATATCAAGATAGCATTGATGGTACGAGCGAAGACTTTTATTTTGATGAGCAATTTCGCCAAGCAGAAGACATTGAATTTTGGATTCGAGTTGCAATTCAAACGAACTGGCAGTTGGAAGGTATACCTGAAAAATTAACACTTTATCGCGTTAATGCAGGAGGGCTTTCGGCAAATCTTTTCAAGCAATTGGAGTATACAGAAAAGTTGATTGAAAAAATTCGGTCTTACGCTCCAGAAATAATATCTAAATGGGAAAATTTGCTTCGAGCTTATAATTTACGCTATTTAGCAAGAAGTGCAGTTCGTCGAAAAGATAACTTGTTAGCTATTCAAATGATACATCGCGCTATTTGGATGGACTGGCGTATTATCACCGAGCAACCCCGACGTACACTCTTAACATTAGTAGCCGCTTATGTGCTTTGGTTAGTACCGCAGGTTATTTACTGTCGTTTGGAGGAATTGATTTCTTCTATTAAAAAATCTATGAAAAAGTTTCCTGTTTTGCAAAACCAGATGGGTCAATGA
- a CDS encoding beta-1,6-N-acetylglucosaminyltransferase — protein sequence MKILYFIQSHTNSEQIVRLVKTIKQSSPESFVLISHNFQCTQLDTESLRCFSNLEILHCPRSRGDFSIMQGYLDAIHWIFNNQIEFDWLVNISGQDYPTQPIPEIEKFLHETKYDGFLEYYKMHSITNPLSIRESTERYLYKYRSLGVSLSRWQRAIIKIPRVAINNFQSYLKISSAYGLLIGVRHIPSPFNEKFQCYTGGYYHTLSQKCIQYLYDFCQKNTDLVEYYRQTCLPEESFIQTVLINSDLFNICNNSKRYVNWSNSHLGHPNILSTEDYSRLIGGDFHFARKFDMSHDRQILDKLDYWISQNTINELSSCHTRS from the coding sequence ATGAAAATTTTATATTTTATTCAATCGCATACTAACTCAGAACAGATCGTTAGGCTAGTGAAGACGATTAAACAATCAAGCCCTGAATCCTTTGTATTAATTAGTCATAACTTTCAATGCACTCAGCTAGACACAGAATCACTGCGCTGTTTCTCTAACCTTGAAATTCTTCACTGTCCCCGAAGTCGTGGTGATTTTTCTATAATGCAAGGCTATTTAGATGCAATTCATTGGATTTTCAACAATCAAATAGAATTCGATTGGCTGGTTAACATTTCCGGTCAAGACTATCCAACACAACCAATACCTGAGATAGAAAAATTTCTGCATGAAACTAAATATGATGGGTTTTTAGAATACTATAAAATGCATTCTATAACAAATCCTTTAAGTATTCGAGAATCGACTGAACGCTATCTCTATAAATACCGGTCACTTGGCGTATCGCTATCACGTTGGCAACGTGCCATAATCAAAATTCCTCGAGTAGCAATCAATAATTTTCAGTCCTATCTCAAAATCAGTTCTGCTTATGGTCTTCTTATAGGAGTTCGTCATATTCCATCTCCTTTTAATGAAAAATTTCAATGTTATACAGGAGGTTACTACCACACTCTTTCGCAAAAATGCATTCAATATCTGTATGATTTTTGTCAAAAAAATACTGATTTAGTAGAATATTACCGACAAACTTGTCTTCCTGAAGAATCTTTTATACAAACTGTTTTAATCAATAGCGATTTATTTAATATTTGTAATAATAGCAAGCGCTATGTTAATTGGAGCAATAGCCATCTTGGTCATCCCAATATATTATCTACTGAAGATTATTCAAGATTAATTGGAGGAGATTTTCACTTTGCTAGAAAATTCGATATGTCACACGATCGACAAATTTTAGATAAGCTTGACTATTGGATATCTCAAAATACGATAAATGAGCTAAGTAGTTGTCATACAAGATCATGA
- a CDS encoding glycosyltransferase family 2 protein: MALVQQISQNLGSYSFEIEPVPQGIDRPKWSVMIPTYNRTEYLEQTLQSILQQAPSPEEMQIEVIDNCSTSGEPEKVVERVGKNRISFFRQPYNVGLVGNFNTCIRRSRGHLVHILHDDDLVLPGFYNRLEKAFEQCPEIGAAFCHYAHVDENNRYRYLPPYQKSTPGIISNWVERIAVEQQLQPPAIAVRRNVYEKLGGYNSQLPHCNDWEMWKRISAYFSVWYEPETLAYYREHSGADSRASFQSGQNLIELRKAIEISKSYLPNEVADNLSKKATEKAALWGLLIARRALSRGDILTAKSQIREALICSLSLKVISTLLSLPIMAVAGAFKKQFFSGTLPGA; the protein is encoded by the coding sequence ATGGCACTTGTTCAACAAATCTCTCAAAATTTAGGCTCTTATTCTTTTGAGATTGAGCCAGTTCCCCAAGGAATCGATAGACCAAAATGGTCAGTAATGATTCCGACTTATAACCGTACAGAGTATTTAGAGCAAACATTACAAAGTATTCTTCAACAAGCTCCCAGCCCTGAGGAAATGCAAATCGAGGTTATTGATAACTGCTCGACAAGCGGCGAGCCAGAAAAAGTAGTTGAGAGGGTAGGTAAAAATCGAATTTCTTTTTTTAGACAACCTTATAATGTGGGTTTAGTTGGGAATTTTAATACTTGTATTAGAAGATCTCGCGGACATCTAGTTCATATTTTGCACGACGACGATTTAGTTTTACCAGGATTTTACAACCGTTTAGAAAAGGCTTTTGAGCAATGCCCGGAAATTGGAGCTGCTTTTTGTCACTATGCTCATGTAGATGAAAACAATCGCTATCGTTATTTACCTCCTTACCAAAAGAGCACACCAGGTATTATTTCTAATTGGGTAGAGCGGATAGCTGTAGAGCAACAACTTCAGCCGCCTGCGATCGCGGTTAGACGTAACGTTTATGAAAAATTAGGAGGATATAATTCTCAATTACCTCACTGTAACGACTGGGAAATGTGGAAGAGAATTTCTGCTTATTTTTCCGTGTGGTATGAGCCAGAAACTTTAGCATATTATCGAGAACACTCTGGTGCGGACAGTCGTGCATCATTTCAGTCGGGTCAAAATCTTATTGAGTTGCGTAAAGCCATTGAAATTTCTAAGTCTTATCTTCCCAACGAAGTTGCAGATAATTTATCAAAAAAAGCAACCGAAAAAGCTGCTCTTTGGGGTTTATTAATTGCTCGACGAGCTTTAAGTCGAGGTGACATATTAACAGCAAAAAGTCAAATTAGAGAAGCCCTTATCTGTAGCCTGTCACTAAAAGTTATTTCTACTTTATTGAGTCTACCAATTATGGCTGTAGCTGGAGCTTTTAAAAAACAGTTTTTCTCAGGAACATTGCCTGGAGCGTAA
- a CDS encoding lipopolysaccharide biosynthesis protein, with the protein MKPENFPERLIWYSIIGTYAIYFMGLQYTIIPFIPWILTLYIIRKLWTQSEQTPSEEKIIISYPIWIWIFAVLIIELTLIVNHNDWNLGLQQLIFTSINWARGWGLLAIFPLIGCLKIRPQLIYRAVCIVCLQSLILVPICYLANVLNFPSPLYTSPLKSISGGGQIYYDVYLHLIDPENGGQVRLTLFTPWAPALGLVGNVYLVLANEEANKKWRVLGMIGAIAMIISSLSRLAAIALPTVPFLTWYAINFTRPYLQILTGLTSFVSAIFSYNLIQFVQDLKDSFKSARAQSSRVRELLGRLALQRWWDDAPIWGHGITPPKGPKLVAEMPIGSHHTWFGLLYINGIVGTVAIIIAFVTSLITLLIKAQESQIGKTGLSVFLILLFFTFGENVDALAYVYWPGLVIFGIALQQGIKVPKTLNPAIDISQENLIPQTGNQVFATLLNTAKGTLFTRLKQILFNKFTQNMGWLGGAELLNRVFRLGTTVTLARVFTTYDYGLLAIIMTTYDLASVFVQKSGIGAKLVQAEKEELDVLCDTAYCLSWILCSSLCVIQCIIGVLVAFVYHDKNLILPICVLGTVYLFIPLFEVQGAFIGRENKLSVIATCNAVQSLVGNTMTVGLALMGMGIWSVVIPFWSSSLVWVFILRKNNNWRFKKSFTLYRWQEIISFGKNILIVELLNKFRANLDYLLVGSFLGVKELGIYYFAFNAGLGIGMNVISAFVSSLYPYLCAVRTDLKNLQEKYYHSLKTIASIVIPLILLQSFLAQFYVPIIFGQKWVEAVPILVLICLSAIPRPFAEAASTLLIAVDKGQISAYWNIIFTLVFALALAIALKFGILWVAASVLITHVIAIPIFTIWANKYVFDKK; encoded by the coding sequence ATGAAACCTGAAAATTTTCCGGAAAGATTAATTTGGTATTCGATAATAGGAACTTACGCAATCTACTTTATGGGATTGCAGTATACCATTATCCCTTTCATTCCATGGATTCTTACACTCTACATTATTAGAAAGCTTTGGACGCAAAGCGAGCAAACACCATCAGAAGAAAAAATCATTATTTCCTATCCAATATGGATATGGATTTTTGCTGTATTAATTATCGAATTAACCTTAATTGTCAATCACAATGATTGGAATTTAGGACTTCAACAACTTATTTTTACTTCAATTAATTGGGCAAGAGGTTGGGGACTTTTAGCCATATTTCCCTTAATAGGATGTCTAAAGATTAGACCCCAACTGATTTATAGAGCAGTTTGTATTGTTTGTTTGCAAAGTCTGATTTTAGTTCCCATTTGTTACCTAGCAAATGTCTTAAATTTTCCGTCTCCTCTTTATACCTCTCCTTTGAAAAGTATTTCTGGTGGAGGTCAAATATACTATGACGTGTATCTACACCTTATCGATCCAGAAAATGGTGGTCAAGTACGATTAACATTATTCACGCCGTGGGCTCCTGCTCTTGGATTGGTAGGAAATGTGTATTTAGTACTTGCCAATGAAGAAGCGAACAAAAAATGGCGAGTTTTAGGCATGATTGGAGCGATCGCCATGATTATCAGTTCTCTTTCAAGGCTAGCAGCGATCGCTTTACCGACCGTTCCTTTCTTAACTTGGTATGCAATCAATTTTACACGCCCTTACTTGCAGATTTTAACCGGATTAACAAGTTTCGTCTCAGCTATATTCAGTTACAATCTGATTCAGTTCGTTCAAGATTTAAAAGACAGCTTTAAAAGTGCTAGAGCACAGTCTTCAAGGGTTAGGGAATTACTGGGACGTTTGGCATTACAGCGATGGTGGGATGATGCTCCTATTTGGGGTCATGGAATTACTCCTCCTAAAGGACCAAAACTTGTAGCAGAAATGCCTATAGGTTCCCATCATACATGGTTTGGTCTGTTATATATAAATGGAATAGTTGGTACAGTTGCCATAATCATTGCCTTTGTTACCAGTTTGATAACACTGCTAATTAAAGCTCAAGAAAGCCAAATAGGAAAAACAGGATTAAGTGTATTTTTAATACTGTTATTTTTTACATTTGGTGAAAATGTAGATGCTCTTGCTTATGTTTATTGGCCGGGATTGGTCATCTTTGGTATTGCATTACAACAAGGTATAAAAGTTCCCAAAACCTTAAATCCAGCCATAGATATAAGCCAAGAAAATCTTATACCGCAAACAGGCAACCAGGTTTTCGCTACTTTGTTAAATACAGCTAAAGGGACATTATTTACTCGATTAAAGCAAATATTATTTAACAAATTTACTCAGAACATGGGTTGGCTTGGTGGAGCTGAGTTACTCAACCGCGTGTTCCGCCTGGGTACAACAGTGACTTTAGCGCGAGTATTTACCACTTATGATTATGGTTTACTTGCAATTATCATGACAACCTACGATTTGGCATCTGTTTTCGTTCAAAAGTCTGGCATTGGCGCTAAACTAGTTCAAGCTGAAAAAGAAGAATTGGATGTTTTGTGTGACACGGCTTACTGCTTGAGTTGGATTCTATGCAGCAGTCTGTGTGTTATTCAATGCATTATTGGTGTTCTTGTTGCGTTTGTCTATCACGATAAAAACCTTATTTTACCTATCTGTGTTCTTGGCACCGTTTATTTATTTATACCTCTTTTTGAAGTTCAAGGTGCATTTATTGGTAGAGAGAATAAACTCAGCGTTATTGCTACTTGTAATGCAGTTCAGTCATTGGTGGGAAACACTATGACTGTGGGCTTGGCTCTAATGGGTATGGGTATTTGGTCTGTTGTTATCCCTTTTTGGTCATCCTCTCTTGTCTGGGTATTTATTCTTCGGAAAAACAATAATTGGCGATTTAAGAAATCCTTTACCCTTTATCGTTGGCAAGAAATTATTTCATTTGGAAAAAATATTTTAATTGTTGAACTTCTGAACAAATTCAGAGCCAACTTAGATTATTTATTAGTAGGAAGTTTTTTAGGAGTTAAAGAATTAGGGATTTACTATTTTGCCTTTAATGCAGGGCTTGGGATCGGTATGAATGTTATCAGTGCATTTGTTTCATCATTGTATCCCTACCTATGTGCAGTACGGACGGACTTAAAAAATCTTCAAGAAAAATACTATCACAGCCTAAAAACTATTGCTTCAATCGTCATTCCTCTAATTTTGCTACAATCATTTTTGGCTCAATTTTATGTACCAATTATTTTCGGTCAAAAGTGGGTAGAAGCAGTTCCAATATTAGTTCTAATTTGTCTGTCAGCTATTCCACGTCCATTTGCAGAAGCTGCATCTACACTGTTGATTGCTGTAGACAAAGGGCAAATCAGTGCTTACTGGAATATTATTTTTACTTTAGTGTTTGCACTTGCTTTAGCGATCGCTTTGAAATTTGGTATTCTTTGGGTAGCAGCATCGGTACTTATAACTCACGTAATAGCCATTCCTATATTTACTATTTGGGCAAATAAGTACGTGTTTGATAAAAAGTAG